Proteins from a genomic interval of Enterococcus faecium:
- the alaS gene encoding alanine--tRNA ligase, whose translation MKQLSSAQVRQMFLDFFQSKGHTIEPSASLIPVNDPTLLWINSGVATLKKYFDGSVVPENPRITNAQKSIRTNDIENVGKTARHHTMFEMLGNFSIGDYFKNEAIHWAWEFLTDPKWMAFDPEKLYVTVYPKDTEAKRIWHEEVGLPLDHIIDVEDNFWDIGAGPCGPDTEIFYDRGEAYNDLAEDDPENYPGGENERYLEIWNLVFSEFNHKPDNTFEPLPHKNIDTGMGLERMVSIVQDAPTNFETDLFMPIIHAVEKLSKQVKYGENPVTDISYKVIADHIRALSFAIGDGALPSNEGRGYVLRRLLRRAVMHGKKLGIEQAFLYRLVPVVGEIMVSYYPEVLQQKEFIEKVIRTEEERFNETINEGLEILNQVIQEVKNENGTTLAGKDIFKLYDTYGFPVELTEEVAEDEGLKVDHAGFEKEMDAQRERARSARSTEKSMGVQSALLTDIKVESKFIGYTEQESDSQLLVIVKGESLLNEVAEGEAQMIFDQTPFYAEMGGQVADQGWIMNEVGEIVAVVTDVQKAPNGQFMHTVEVKAPMSEGQTYHLLIDQSMRNRIIKNHTATHLLHKALKEVLGEHANQAGSLVAPGHLRFDFTHFGQITSDELAEMERIVNEKIWEAIPVETIETDIDTAKNMGAMALFGEKYGHDVRVVNIGGWSIELCGGTHVANTENIGIFKIVSESGIGAGVRRIEAVTSKEAYELLEEEEKQLKQVATIVKSPQLKEVVSKAEQLQQQVRELQKENEQLASKLANQQAGDVFKDPETINGKTIIAAQVKVKDMNQLRQLADQWKQKNISDILVLANEQEGKVSLLAAMTKESNEAGLKAGDLIKAIAPKVGGGGGGRPDMAQAGGKNPAGIPDALKAAKEWVAQQ comes from the coding sequence ATGAAACAATTAAGTAGTGCACAAGTTCGACAAATGTTTCTTGATTTCTTCCAATCTAAAGGACATACGATTGAACCTAGTGCGTCTTTGATCCCCGTGAACGATCCAACCTTATTGTGGATCAACTCTGGTGTTGCAACATTGAAAAAATATTTTGATGGTTCAGTTGTGCCAGAAAATCCAAGAATCACAAATGCCCAAAAATCTATTCGAACAAATGATATCGAAAATGTCGGTAAAACAGCACGGCACCATACGATGTTTGAGATGCTGGGTAATTTTTCGATTGGTGACTATTTCAAAAATGAAGCCATCCACTGGGCATGGGAATTTTTGACTGATCCAAAATGGATGGCATTCGATCCAGAAAAACTTTATGTAACAGTTTATCCAAAAGATACAGAAGCAAAACGCATCTGGCATGAAGAAGTTGGCCTGCCACTAGATCACATTATTGATGTAGAAGACAACTTCTGGGATATCGGTGCAGGCCCATGTGGTCCGGATACGGAAATTTTCTATGACCGTGGAGAAGCTTATAACGATTTAGCAGAAGACGATCCTGAAAACTATCCAGGAGGAGAAAATGAACGTTATTTAGAAATCTGGAACTTAGTATTTTCAGAATTCAACCATAAGCCTGATAACACATTTGAACCACTTCCTCATAAAAACATTGATACGGGGATGGGATTGGAACGCATGGTCTCAATCGTTCAAGATGCGCCAACGAACTTTGAGACAGACTTGTTTATGCCTATTATCCACGCCGTAGAAAAGCTAAGCAAACAAGTAAAATATGGTGAAAACCCAGTAACAGATATTTCTTACAAAGTAATCGCAGATCATATTCGCGCCCTTTCATTTGCTATTGGCGACGGTGCATTGCCATCGAATGAAGGGAGAGGGTATGTCTTACGCCGTTTGCTTCGTCGTGCTGTCATGCATGGGAAAAAATTAGGTATTGAACAAGCATTCTTATATCGTTTAGTCCCTGTTGTTGGGGAAATCATGGTAAGTTATTATCCTGAAGTACTTCAACAAAAAGAATTTATTGAAAAAGTTATCCGTACAGAAGAAGAACGTTTCAATGAAACAATCAATGAAGGTTTGGAAATCTTAAATCAAGTGATCCAAGAAGTAAAAAACGAAAACGGGACGACTCTAGCAGGAAAAGACATCTTCAAACTATACGACACATATGGCTTCCCGGTAGAATTAACGGAAGAGGTGGCAGAAGATGAAGGACTGAAAGTTGATCATGCTGGTTTTGAAAAAGAAATGGATGCACAACGCGAACGTGCTCGCTCTGCCCGCAGTACTGAAAAATCAATGGGGGTACAATCTGCTTTATTGACAGATATCAAAGTAGAAAGTAAATTCATTGGATACACAGAACAAGAATCAGATAGTCAATTATTGGTCATCGTTAAAGGTGAGTCTCTTTTGAATGAAGTCGCAGAAGGTGAAGCTCAAATGATCTTTGATCAAACACCTTTCTATGCAGAAATGGGTGGGCAAGTAGCGGATCAAGGATGGATCATGAATGAAGTAGGCGAAATCGTAGCAGTTGTTACAGATGTTCAAAAAGCGCCTAATGGTCAATTTATGCACACCGTAGAAGTAAAAGCACCAATGAGTGAAGGACAAACCTATCATCTATTGATCGATCAATCGATGCGCAATCGGATCATCAAAAACCATACAGCAACCCATCTACTGCACAAGGCATTGAAAGAAGTACTTGGCGAGCATGCAAATCAAGCTGGTTCTTTAGTCGCTCCTGGACATTTACGATTCGACTTTACCCACTTTGGTCAAATCACTTCAGATGAATTAGCTGAAATGGAAAGAATCGTCAACGAAAAAATCTGGGAAGCTATCCCAGTTGAAACAATTGAAACAGATATCGATACAGCCAAAAACATGGGTGCAATGGCTTTGTTTGGTGAAAAATACGGACATGACGTTCGAGTAGTAAATATTGGCGGCTGGTCAATCGAACTGTGCGGAGGCACACATGTAGCAAATACAGAAAACATCGGAATCTTCAAAATCGTTTCTGAATCAGGAATTGGTGCAGGCGTGCGACGAATCGAGGCTGTAACAAGTAAAGAAGCGTACGAACTACTTGAAGAAGAAGAAAAACAACTAAAACAAGTAGCAACAATTGTTAAATCACCTCAATTGAAAGAAGTTGTTTCAAAAGCGGAACAATTGCAACAGCAAGTAAGAGAGCTACAAAAGGAAAATGAACAATTAGCTAGCAAGTTAGCGAATCAACAAGCTGGTGATGTATTCAAAGATCCAGAAACGATCAATGGAAAAACAATCATTGCAGCACAAGTAAAAGTGAAAGATATGAATCAGCTGCGTCAATTAGCTGACCAATGGAAACAAAAAAATATTTCAGATATTCTTGTTTTAGCAAACGAACAAGAAGGAAAAGTCAGTCTGCTAGCGGCAATGACGAAAGAATCAAATGAAGCTGGACTAAAAGCTGGCGACTTGATTAAAGCAATCGCACCGAAAGTAGGCGGTGGCGGTGGTGGACGTCCAGACATGGCACAAGCTGGCGGGAAAAATCCTGCTGGTATTCCAGATGCACTTAAAGCTGCGAAAGAATGGGT
- a CDS encoding GNAT family N-acetyltransferase, whose amino-acid sequence MKKIVGADEWIRAASCFLRYQVFVLEQGIPAELEFDGKDIPQQTYYLFLDQKRPVATLRYEKKTPTCFKPERFCVAKEYRGKGLGGQLLEAAEKRAVSEGCQTSYVVAEMTAVDFYEKQGYHTCTEPFIEDEVLCIGMEKSLA is encoded by the coding sequence ATGAAAAAAATAGTTGGAGCGGATGAATGGATACGCGCAGCTAGCTGCTTTTTGAGATATCAAGTTTTTGTATTAGAACAAGGGATTCCTGCAGAACTAGAATTCGACGGAAAAGATATCCCGCAACAAACCTATTATCTATTTCTTGATCAAAAAAGACCAGTAGCTACTTTGCGTTATGAAAAGAAAACACCTACTTGCTTCAAGCCGGAACGATTTTGCGTAGCAAAAGAATACCGAGGAAAAGGGTTAGGCGGTCAGTTGCTTGAAGCTGCTGAAAAACGGGCGGTTTCAGAAGGTTGTCAGACTAGTTATGTAGTAGCTGAAATGACGGCTGTAGATTTTTATGAAAAACAAGGGTATCATACTTGCACAGAACCTTTTATTGAAGATGAAGTACTTTGTATCGGAATGGAAAAAAGTCTAGCTTAA
- a CDS encoding DEAD/DEAH box helicase: MNNFDIFRFKPFINEALTAKGFKQPTEVQERLIPLIAKGKNIIGQSQTGTGKTHTFLLPLFEKINAEKEEVQVVITAPSRELAAQIYEAATQIAKFSTPEIRVSNFVGGTDKQRQLNRLHHQQPQVVVGTPGRILDMMNEQALKIHTAFAFVVDEADMTLDMGFLNEVDQIASRLPEKLQFLVFSATIPEKLRPFLRKYMENPIIEEIKPKAVISEDIENWLISTKGKDENQMIYQLLTIGHPYLAIVFANTKQHVDEIADYLKNQGLKVAKIHGDITPRERKRVMRQVQNLEYQYVVATDLAARGIDIEGVSHVINAEIPEDLDFFIHRVGRTGRNGLKGTAITLYSPNDEQAIDAIEKLGVSFEPKEIKNGEIVKTYDRNRRAKREKSKDVLDPTLIGLVKKKKKKIKPGYKKKIDWAIAEKNKKERKIERRQQSRTARKNKKNSHK; encoded by the coding sequence ATGAATAATTTTGATATATTCCGCTTCAAACCGTTTATCAATGAAGCGTTAACCGCAAAGGGCTTCAAACAGCCCACAGAGGTCCAGGAACGTTTGATTCCTTTAATTGCAAAAGGAAAAAATATCATTGGGCAATCTCAAACTGGTACAGGAAAAACACATACGTTTTTGTTGCCTTTGTTTGAAAAAATCAATGCAGAAAAAGAGGAAGTACAAGTTGTTATTACAGCTCCAAGTAGGGAACTAGCTGCACAGATCTATGAAGCAGCTACACAAATCGCTAAATTTTCTACACCGGAGATCCGTGTCTCGAATTTTGTCGGCGGTACAGACAAACAGCGTCAATTAAATCGTCTGCATCACCAACAGCCACAGGTTGTAGTAGGCACGCCTGGTAGAATATTAGACATGATGAATGAACAAGCGCTGAAGATTCACACCGCATTTGCATTTGTTGTCGATGAAGCGGATATGACATTGGATATGGGTTTTTTAAATGAAGTAGACCAAATTGCAAGTCGATTACCAGAAAAGCTGCAGTTTTTAGTTTTTTCTGCCACTATTCCAGAAAAACTTCGTCCATTCTTACGAAAATACATGGAAAATCCAATCATTGAAGAAATCAAACCAAAAGCAGTTATTTCTGAAGACATTGAAAATTGGCTGATTTCAACAAAAGGTAAAGATGAGAATCAAATGATTTATCAACTGCTGACAATTGGTCATCCTTATTTAGCAATCGTATTTGCCAATACAAAACAGCATGTGGATGAAATTGCCGATTACTTGAAAAACCAAGGCTTGAAAGTAGCAAAGATTCATGGAGACATCACCCCAAGAGAGAGAAAACGAGTGATGCGACAAGTACAGAATCTGGAGTATCAATATGTTGTAGCGACTGATTTAGCTGCTAGAGGGATCGATATCGAAGGTGTCTCTCATGTTATCAATGCAGAAATTCCAGAAGATCTAGACTTCTTTATCCATCGTGTCGGACGTACTGGACGTAATGGCTTAAAAGGAACGGCCATTACGTTATATTCGCCAAATGATGAGCAAGCCATTGATGCGATAGAAAAATTGGGCGTCTCATTTGAACCAAAAGAAATCAAAAACGGGGAAATCGTCAAAACATACGATCGTAATAGACGTGCCAAACGAGAAAAATCAAAAGATGTATTAGATCCCACGCTGATTGGTCTTGTGAAGAAGAAAAAGAAAAAGATCAAGCCTGGTTATAAGAAAAAAATCGATTGGGCAATTGCAGAAAAAAATAAAAAAGAACGCAAAATCGAACGCAGACAGCAAAGCCGTACTGCTCGTAAAAATAAGAAAAATTCACATAAATAA
- a CDS encoding VanZ family protein — protein MASYIEPIRFALIVFPFLALAISSVFFIYEYRKYGTFLVTRAVILYSFVFYLLCAYFLVILPLPAKETVAQMTGPKMELHLFASWQHFRDNTVLVLSEPSTYLPAMKQSVFLEPAFNVLLLIPFGIYLRYYFRLSFMKTMIASFCLSLFFELTQLSGLYFIYPRPYRLFDVNDLVTNTLGGIIGFVVTPLFTFMLPTRRRMDELSYEKGKTVSLTRRLVAYLIDWTFLSLINLVAAIFFKIAFDSGAVTSHIWWLLLEVGVYFMIVPFITNGWTLGKKIVRIRLVEEDRERISLKALMIRYGYLYFLFYGLSWLGQLLQQIMNSTTNTVLQMSAVFISLGVLLLQGIFILNILLSFLRKKRILFYEKASHTYTVSTIGQTKDDDSRN, from the coding sequence ATGGCAAGTTATATCGAACCGATTCGTTTTGCGCTGATTGTTTTTCCATTTTTAGCCTTAGCGATCTCATCTGTTTTTTTTATTTATGAATATCGAAAGTATGGAACATTTCTAGTAACAAGGGCAGTTATTTTGTATTCTTTCGTTTTTTATTTATTGTGTGCGTATTTTTTGGTGATCTTACCACTTCCGGCAAAGGAGACGGTTGCCCAAATGACAGGGCCAAAGATGGAGCTGCATTTATTTGCTTCATGGCAACATTTCAGAGACAACACGGTATTGGTCTTGTCTGAACCTAGTACCTACCTGCCGGCAATGAAGCAGAGTGTATTTTTGGAACCAGCTTTTAATGTTTTATTACTCATACCATTTGGCATTTATTTAAGATATTATTTCCGGCTTTCTTTTATGAAAACGATGATTGCTAGTTTCTGCCTTTCTCTATTTTTTGAATTGACGCAGCTAAGTGGACTTTATTTTATCTACCCAAGACCATACCGCTTATTTGATGTTAATGATTTAGTGACAAATACATTGGGTGGAATCATTGGTTTTGTCGTTACGCCGTTATTTACATTTATGCTTCCTACAAGAAGACGAATGGATGAACTTTCTTATGAAAAAGGAAAGACTGTCTCATTGACTCGACGCTTGGTCGCTTATTTGATCGACTGGACATTTTTATCTCTTATTAATTTGGTAGCGGCGATTTTCTTTAAAATTGCGTTCGATTCAGGGGCAGTTACTTCTCATATCTGGTGGCTTTTATTAGAAGTAGGGGTATACTTTATGATTGTACCGTTTATAACCAATGGATGGACACTTGGCAAAAAAATTGTGCGTATCCGTTTGGTGGAAGAAGACCGCGAACGAATTTCTTTAAAAGCATTGATGATCCGCTACGGGTATCTGTACTTTCTTTTTTATGGTTTAAGCTGGTTGGGGCAGTTGCTTCAGCAAATCATGAATTCGACAACGAATACGGTGTTGCAGATGAGTGCAGTATTCATTTCTCTCGGTGTCTTGTTACTACAAGGTATTTTTATTTTAAATATCTTGCTATCATTTTTGAGAAAAAAACGGATTCTGTTTTATGAAAAAGCTAGTCACACATATACTGTTAGCACGATTGGCCAAACAAAGGATGATGATTCTCGAAATTAG
- a CDS encoding APC family permease, which translates to MEEYQATPVKEVKIENELKRTMGFFTALSTVMGTVIGAGVFFKAASVAEVTGSASLHMFSWFLGGMISVCAGLTGAELAAAIPETGGMIKYIERIYGNTAAFLLGWAQVVIYFPANVAALSIIFGTQFVNLFGLSQSMIVPVAVTAAVSILLINFLGSKAGGAFQSITLVCKLIPLFVIVIFGLFRQEGVDFQLFPIQAGENLSFFSALGAGLLATMFAYDGWIHVGNISGELKKPAKDLPKAISLGIIGIMIVYLLVNAVFLRTASIDGVAGNSNAASDVAKMIFGGFGGRLVTVGILISVYGTINGYTLTGMRLPYVMAKENNLPFSKLFAKLHDKTKVPVAAGILELVIAIGMMMIGGFDTLTDMLIFVIWIFYTMVFVGVILLRKKEPDLFRPYKVPMYPFIPLVAIIGGTFIVSSTLITQTFLASMGIVLTLAGIPIYLYLKRR; encoded by the coding sequence ATGGAAGAATATCAAGCCACGCCAGTAAAAGAAGTAAAAATAGAAAATGAATTAAAACGTACGATGGGATTTTTTACTGCTTTATCGACTGTTATGGGCACAGTGATCGGTGCAGGGGTATTTTTTAAAGCCGCAAGCGTAGCAGAAGTTACAGGATCCGCCAGTTTGCATATGTTTTCTTGGTTTCTCGGTGGTATGATTTCTGTCTGTGCAGGACTAACAGGAGCTGAACTGGCAGCTGCTATTCCAGAAACAGGAGGGATGATTAAATATATCGAACGGATTTACGGAAATACAGCAGCTTTTTTATTGGGCTGGGCGCAAGTCGTGATTTATTTTCCAGCAAATGTAGCAGCCTTGTCGATCATTTTCGGTACACAGTTCGTCAATCTATTTGGTCTTTCCCAGTCAATGATTGTTCCCGTAGCTGTTACAGCTGCTGTATCGATCCTGTTGATCAATTTTTTAGGTTCTAAAGCTGGAGGGGCTTTTCAGTCGATTACGCTTGTCTGCAAGCTTATTCCTTTGTTTGTGATCGTCATTTTCGGTTTGTTCCGACAAGAAGGAGTAGACTTCCAACTGTTTCCGATCCAAGCAGGAGAAAATCTTTCATTTTTCTCAGCCTTGGGAGCGGGCTTGCTAGCAACGATGTTCGCATACGACGGTTGGATACACGTAGGAAATATTTCGGGAGAATTGAAAAAGCCGGCGAAAGATTTGCCAAAAGCAATTTCTTTAGGAATCATCGGAATCATGATCGTTTATTTATTAGTAAATGCGGTGTTCTTAAGAACCGCATCTATCGACGGAGTCGCAGGAAACAGCAATGCGGCAAGTGACGTTGCAAAAATGATTTTTGGCGGCTTCGGTGGAAGACTGGTCACAGTTGGTATCTTGATTTCTGTTTATGGAACCATCAATGGCTATACCCTTACTGGAATGCGTCTCCCTTATGTTATGGCAAAAGAAAACAACCTGCCTTTTAGCAAGCTCTTTGCTAAACTTCATGATAAAACTAAAGTTCCTGTAGCCGCAGGTATCTTAGAGCTAGTCATCGCTATTGGCATGATGATGATCGGTGGTTTTGATACACTAACGGATATGCTGATCTTTGTCATTTGGATTTTTTATACGATGGTCTTTGTTGGTGTCATTCTTCTTCGTAAAAAAGAACCTGATTTGTTTCGACCATACAAAGTTCCAATGTATCCGTTTATTCCACTAGTAGCAATCATTGGAGGGACTTTTATCGTATCAAGCACGCTTATCACTCAGACCTTTTTAGCTTCGATGGGGATAGTATTGACACTTGCTGGTATCCCGATTTATCTCTATTTAAAACGTAGATAG
- a CDS encoding L-threonine 3-dehydrogenase, with protein sequence MKKVLVTGCLGQIGSELITRLRQELGSENVIATDIRMPEVIEKNDIFEILDVMDYEKMRSIAEQYQVDTLIHLAALLSAVAEAKPQLAWNLNVTGLVNALEVAREFQLKFFTPSSIGAFGPNTPKDHTPQDTLQRPTTMYGVTKVAGELLCDYYYVKYGVDTRGVRFPGLISYATLPGGGTTDYAVDIYYSAIKEGKYTSFIDQGTSMDMMYMPDAIDAIIKLMNADPDRLVHRNAFNISAMSFDPEEIKASIQKIIPDFEMDYDVDPVRQSIAESWPNSLDVSCAQEEWGFSPKYDLDVMTKDMLEKLKEKLVETV encoded by the coding sequence ATGAAAAAAGTATTGGTGACAGGATGTTTAGGACAAATTGGTTCAGAGTTGATCACACGGCTACGTCAAGAACTAGGCAGTGAAAATGTCATTGCGACAGATATACGCATGCCTGAAGTCATTGAGAAAAACGATATCTTTGAGATCCTAGATGTAATGGATTACGAAAAAATGCGCAGCATAGCAGAACAATATCAAGTGGACACATTGATTCATTTGGCTGCTCTTTTGTCAGCTGTTGCAGAAGCAAAACCACAATTAGCCTGGAATTTGAACGTGACTGGGCTGGTCAATGCATTGGAAGTCGCTAGAGAATTCCAGCTGAAATTTTTTACGCCAAGTTCAATCGGCGCGTTTGGTCCAAATACTCCAAAAGATCATACCCCACAAGATACTCTTCAGCGTCCTACAACCATGTATGGGGTAACGAAGGTAGCTGGAGAACTACTATGTGATTATTATTATGTGAAATATGGCGTAGATACTCGTGGTGTCCGTTTCCCTGGATTGATTTCTTATGCAACCTTGCCAGGAGGCGGTACGACAGACTACGCAGTCGATATTTATTATTCAGCAATCAAAGAAGGAAAGTACACTAGTTTCATTGATCAAGGTACATCAATGGATATGATGTATATGCCAGATGCGATCGATGCCATTATAAAACTCATGAATGCAGATCCTGATCGATTGGTTCATCGAAATGCCTTCAATATATCGGCGATGTCTTTTGACCCGGAAGAGATCAAAGCATCTATTCAAAAAATCATACCAGATTTTGAAATGGATTATGATGTGGATCCTGTACGTCAGTCAATAGCAGAATCTTGGCCAAATTCACTAGATGTTTCTTGTGCGCAAGAGGAATGGGGCTTTTCGCCGAAATACGACTTAGATGTGATGACAAAGGATATGTTGGAAAAACTGAAAGAAAAATTGGTAGAGACGGTATAA
- a CDS encoding glycine C-acetyltransferase — MSSKELTMYLEKELDQLKEKGLYNTIDILESENGACIIVDGKKMINLASNNYLGFANREELKKACIEATETYGVGAGAVRTINGSLKIHQQLEEKIAEFKGTEAAIAFQSGFNCNMGAISAVMTKEDAILSDELNHASIIDGCRLSGAKIIRIKHQDMKDLEKKAKEAIESKKYKKIMYITDGVFSMDGDIARLPEIIPIVEKYGLITYVDDAHGSGVTGKGAGTVKHFGLSDKIDMQMGTLSKAIGVVGGYVAGSKTLIDWLKARSRPFLFSTSLTPGAAAAALASITLMQEHPELVEKVWENANYFKEELKKVGYNIGMSETPITPVILGDEKVTQTFSKKLIEHGIYAKPIVYPTVPLGTGRIRNMPTAEHTREMLDEAVAVYQKIGKEMEII, encoded by the coding sequence ATGTCTTCCAAAGAACTAACAATGTATTTAGAGAAAGAATTGGATCAACTGAAAGAAAAGGGGTTATACAATACGATCGACATACTAGAAAGTGAAAATGGTGCTTGTATCATCGTAGACGGAAAAAAGATGATCAATCTAGCATCCAACAATTATCTTGGATTTGCCAATCGCGAAGAATTGAAAAAAGCATGTATTGAAGCAACCGAAACTTATGGTGTAGGAGCAGGAGCAGTCCGAACGATCAATGGTTCGCTGAAAATCCATCAGCAATTAGAAGAAAAAATCGCAGAATTCAAAGGGACAGAAGCAGCAATCGCCTTTCAATCTGGATTCAACTGCAATATGGGCGCTATCTCTGCAGTAATGACAAAAGAAGATGCTATCTTATCGGATGAATTAAACCATGCATCTATTATTGACGGTTGCCGCTTATCCGGAGCAAAAATCATCCGAATTAAACATCAAGATATGAAAGACCTTGAGAAAAAAGCAAAGGAAGCGATAGAAAGTAAGAAATATAAAAAAATCATGTATATCACAGATGGTGTTTTCTCCATGGATGGAGACATTGCACGATTGCCGGAAATTATTCCGATTGTTGAAAAATATGGACTGATCACCTACGTTGATGATGCGCACGGCTCAGGCGTAACTGGAAAAGGTGCAGGAACCGTCAAGCATTTTGGATTAAGCGACAAAATCGATATGCAAATGGGCACGTTATCGAAAGCTATAGGTGTTGTTGGGGGTTATGTAGCTGGATCGAAAACACTAATCGACTGGTTGAAAGCTAGAAGTCGGCCATTCCTATTTTCTACTTCGCTAACTCCAGGTGCAGCTGCAGCTGCATTGGCTTCGATTACTTTGATGCAAGAACATCCGGAACTTGTCGAAAAAGTTTGGGAAAATGCTAATTATTTTAAAGAAGAATTGAAAAAAGTAGGCTATAACATCGGTATGTCTGAAACACCTATTACTCCAGTCATTTTGGGAGACGAAAAAGTGACTCAGACTTTCTCTAAGAAGCTGATCGAACATGGGATTTATGCTAAACCAATCGTTTATCCAACTGTGCCTCTTGGGACAGGCAGGATCAGAAATATGCCGACTGCGGAACATACGAGGGAAATGCTTGATGAAGCAGTAGCAGTTTATCAAAAAATAGGAAAAGAAATGGAAATTATTTAA
- a CDS encoding HD domain-containing protein: MDKLQVIADYSMDQLAHDQTGHGSDHTKRVVKLAEKILETEPQADRFVTLAAAYLHDTIDDKVVKNENEAKQQLRVFLRSLPIVEEQISMIFSIIENMSFSKNLSEAAELSLEGKIVQDADRIEALGAIGILRTAYFGGGHGHPIFDPELYPQTFKDKENYRKGTTVINHFYEKLFLLSDKMNTDYGYEEAKRRETFMREFLEEFFLEWSIDDENFTPDNWIKNNKK; the protein is encoded by the coding sequence ATGGATAAATTACAAGTGATCGCTGATTATAGTATGGACCAATTAGCGCATGATCAAACAGGACATGGGAGCGATCATACCAAAAGAGTTGTCAAGTTAGCTGAAAAAATTTTGGAGACGGAACCGCAGGCAGACCGCTTTGTGACGCTTGCAGCAGCTTACCTACATGATACGATTGATGATAAAGTCGTTAAAAATGAGAACGAGGCAAAGCAACAGCTTCGTGTATTCCTTCGCTCTTTGCCAATAGTAGAGGAACAGATCTCGATGATTTTTTCCATTATCGAAAATATGTCCTTTTCTAAAAATCTCTCTGAAGCGGCCGAACTATCTCTGGAAGGTAAGATCGTTCAAGACGCTGATCGTATCGAAGCATTAGGAGCAATCGGCATTTTGCGTACTGCTTATTTCGGCGGTGGACATGGGCACCCGATTTTTGATCCTGAACTGTATCCGCAAACATTCAAGGACAAAGAAAATTACCGAAAAGGCACGACAGTGATCAATCATTTTTATGAAAAACTGTTCTTGCTGTCTGATAAAATGAATACTGATTACGGATATGAAGAAGCCAAACGAAGAGAAACCTTCATGCGTGAATTCTTAGAAGAATTTTTTCTGGAATGGTCTATTGACGATGAAAATTTTACTCCAGACAATTGGATCAAAAATAACAAAAAATGA